The sequence below is a genomic window from Nitrospirota bacterium.
GTCCGGGCGGCAAAGATGAGGTCCTTGTCCCAGGTGAGAGTCATCTTCATGTCGGGGGCCACCTCGGACTTGTAGCCCTTGAGCGTCTTTTCCAGTTCCCGCTCTTCCTCGGCCATGGCTCGCCTCCTGCCCGTGGTATGAGGGGCCAAGGACCCCCCGCCGCACCCGGCGCGCGCAAAAACGCCGCTTCAGTCTTCGGCTTGCGGCCCTAATACTCTATAACCCTGCCCCCCCTCAAATCAAGCAGGCACGGCCTGCAGCGACAGGACATTGAAACGTCTCACTTAAGGAAGCCGGTTCAATTTAGAGATTAAAAAGAGGGGACTGGTCCCCCGGCCAGCGGGCCAAAGCGACCAAACATCGAAACGGCTTGCCCAAGGAACGGCGCGGTTAGATGTTTAAAAGGGCACTGGTGCCCCGGCCAGCGGGCCGAGCGTCCTGACATCGAAGCGGCTTGCTCAATGGGCGGTTCCGGAACCAACCACGTCTCGACTGAAGTCTAAAAGGGCACTGGTGCCCCGGAGCGCCAGGCGCGGCCTGGACCGGCTAGACATCGAAACGTCTTTGCCCAAGGAACGGCGCGGTTTGGTGGGTTAAAAAGGGGACTGGTCCCCCTAGAGGAGGAGTTCCATTTGTGCGAGTTTTTCGCCGGGGAAGTAGATGGGATATGTGTTGTCGAAGCAGGCGTAGCAGTAGTCGCCGGAGTCCGGAACGATGCGCTTGATGCCTTCCAGCTCGATGTAGGCCAGGCTGTCGGCGGTGATGAACCTCCGGATTTCCTCCGTGGAGTGGGAGGTGGCGATGAGCTCCTGGCGGGTGGGGGTGTCGATGCCGTAGAAGCAGGGGCCGGTGCAGGGCGGGGAGCTGATGCGCATGTGGACTTCCCTGGCGCCGCCGCCTTCGCGTATCATCTTGACGATTTTCTTGCTGGTGGTCCCCCGGACGATGGAGTCGTCCACCACCACGACGCGCTTGCCTTCCAGGAGGTTCCTCACGGGGTTGAGCTTGATCTTGACGCCGAAGTGCCGGATGTTCTGCTTGGGCTCGATGAAGGTCCGCCCGACGTAGTGGTTCCGTATCAGGCCGAAATCGAAGGGTATGCCGCTTTCCTCGGAGTAGCCGATGGCGGCCGGAACGCCCGAGTCGGGCACCGGGATGACGATGTCGGCGTCCACGGGGGACTGGCGGGCCAGCTGCCGGCCGAACTCCTTCCTCAGCTCGTTGACGTTTTGCCCGCCGAAGATGTAGCTGTCGGGCCGGGCGAAATAGATGTACTCGAATATGCAGTGGGCCTTGCGCAAGCTGGTCAGGGCCTGCTCGGAGCGGAGCCCCTCGGCCGAGATGGTCACCATCTCGCCCGGCCTGACGTCCCTCAGGTAGCTGGCCCCGATGAGGTCGAAGGCACAGGTCTCGGAGGCCACCACGTAAGTCCCTCCCACGGTGCCCAGCGCGAGGGGGCGGATGCCGTAGGGGTCGCGGACGGCGATGAGCTCCTTTTCCCGGAGGACCAGAAGGCTGTAAGCGCCGCTCACCTGCGAGAGGGCGTCGATGACCTTGCTGCGGAAATCGGAGCGGTGGGAGCGGGCCAGCAGATGCAGGATGACCTCACTGTCGGAGTTCGACTGGAAGATGGCCCCCTGGTCTTCGAGCTCCGCACGGAGCTCCTCGTCGTTGACCAGGGTTCCGTTGTGGGCGATGGCCAGAGAGCCCATGGCGAAGTTGGCCACGATGGGCTGGACGTTCTTCAGCCCGCCGCCCCCGGCCGTGGAGTAGCGGTTATGGCCGATGGCCGCGTAGCCGGGAAGGCGGCGGAGGCGCTTCTCGGTGAAGATGTCGGCCACCAGGCCCACGCCCTTTTCCGTGCAGAAGGCCTTCCCGTCCGAGGACGTGATGCCGGCCCCCTCCTGCCCCCGGTGCTGAAGGGCATAGAGGCCCAGGTAAACGAGGTTGGCGGCCTCGGGGTGCCCGAAGACGCCGCAGACGCCGCACTCCTCGTGGAACTTGTCACGGTCCATGGTTTCCGAACCCCGCAAAAAATTCCCCCGGAAGGAAAAGTACTCTTTATTTTACCATAAGAACCTGACTCAAAATTGCTTCCGGCTCAGCCCCGAAAAGTCTTGCGACTTTTCGGGGACCCTGGCGCAAGAGGCCTTCTTCTCTCTTTCGCTTCGAAATCAATTGTGAGACAGGTTCACAATGTTTACCTTCATCGGGTAATGTCACGGGCTTTCGGGGGAGGTCCGGGGCTCGACGAAGGGGCTTCCCCTGAGGACGCCCGCAATCTTGAGGGGCTTCCCCGTGAGGCTGAAGACGGCCATCCCCTTCAGGGTCTCCTTCTTCCCGTCCAGGGTCCATGTGCCGCTCCAGGAGACGTTCAGCGTGACCTCGGTTGCGTCCTGGTTTACTTCCACCCACCGGGGCGTAAACTCCAGCTCCACGCTCCGGAACTTCTTGATGTTCCGGATGATGTCGGAGTAGGCCTCCTCCGTGGCATAGCGCCTCATGGCCTGGAAGTTCCTGTGCACATAGGCGTTCCTCAGGTCCTCGGCCACGGCGATGGCTTCCTTGGCGACAAGGGCTTCCTCCGGGGGCTGGCGGACCTCCTTGCCCCCGCAAGCGACGAGCAGGAGCAGGGCGGCAAGGAGCGGCAGGAATCTCTTCATGACCCCCTATTTTACCAGAAGGCGCCCTGAAAACGGGCGGCGGGGCCGCCCGCGGCG
It includes:
- the purF gene encoding amidophosphoribosyltransferase, translating into MDRDKFHEECGVCGVFGHPEAANLVYLGLYALQHRGQEGAGITSSDGKAFCTEKGVGLVADIFTEKRLRRLPGYAAIGHNRYSTAGGGGLKNVQPIVANFAMGSLAIAHNGTLVNDEELRAELEDQGAIFQSNSDSEVILHLLARSHRSDFRSKVIDALSQVSGAYSLLVLREKELIAVRDPYGIRPLALGTVGGTYVVASETCAFDLIGASYLRDVRPGEMVTISAEGLRSEQALTSLRKAHCIFEYIYFARPDSYIFGGQNVNELRKEFGRQLARQSPVDADIVIPVPDSGVPAAIGYSEESGIPFDFGLIRNHYVGRTFIEPKQNIRHFGVKIKLNPVRNLLEGKRVVVVDDSIVRGTTSKKIVKMIREGGGAREVHMRISSPPCTGPCFYGIDTPTRQELIATSHSTEEIRRFITADSLAYIELEGIKRIVPDSGDYCYACFDNTYPIYFPGEKLAQMELLL